A single window of Ammospiza caudacuta isolate bAmmCau1 chromosome Z, bAmmCau1.pri, whole genome shotgun sequence DNA harbors:
- the CEMIP2 gene encoding cell surface hyaluronidase, which yields MQGTDTRGSSPAFLRPQNGSSHRSSGYVPGRIAPLRPPPPSQSHAAAEFTSARQEAQTRLPSLPVEQHRRQAEANRHKNTLICSAVSSLSLFVALGIFLGIASKYAPDENCPDQNPRLKNWSPGKDPEKQVIIKKGDLFRLNTDATVHSIVIQDGGLLVFGDDKEGSKNITLRTRFILIKDGGMLHVGAEKCRYKSKATIILYGKSNEGADVPEFGKKFIGVGPEGTLELHGHQKVSWTLLSKTIYFSGLAYGHYTFKKNFSRGLNVRVIDQDTAEVLEVLKFDTHEFAEESLKLQNLLKNGHPGRIIAIAVGDSAAKNLLEETRVTIQNLLGSRFVRGLSYRQAWALVGVIGGGNSSCNESVRNYENHSTGGKALAQREFFTVDGQKFVVRAYSEWNDGVPISGFQVEAVGGVILNLLDDVSSWEPGDKIVVASTDYSMYQTEEFTLLPCAECTKHQVKVKENPQFPHVGEVIDGVDMRAEVGVLTRNILIKGETENTCYLEKECQFFSYDTFGGHIKILKNFTSVHLSYVELKQMGQQQIGSYPVHFHLCGDVDEKGGYTFKTYLEGLSIHHCFSRCVNVHATNGLLIRDTIGYDTLGHCFFMEDGIEQRNTLFHNLGLVTKPGTLLPTDRNSSMCIGIRDKVYGSYVPVPATDCMAVSTFWISHPNNHLINNAAAGSQDAGIWYLFHRVATGDSHSLAIETKSELTPLGIFYNNRVHSNFKAGLFIDKGVKTTNASADDPREYLSLDNNARFRPHQDADPEKPRVAALIDRLISFKNNDHGAWVRGGDILIQNSGFADNGIGLTFASDGSFPNDEGASQEVSESLFIGESKNYGFQGGQNKYVGTGGIDNKTRTLPRNRTFPIRGFQIYDGPIHLTKCTFKNFVPTPDRFTSAVGFLMKNPWQMTPKNNISLVKFGPNVSLKAFFGKPGPWFEEGDLDGDKNSIFHDLDGSVTDYRDTYVGRMDNYLIQHPKCVNMTEWSGVVCSGNYAQVYVQTWNGQNLSMTIVRDEYPANPMVLRGINQRAAAFQQYQPVVMLQKGYTIHWNGKAPNVTYLYLINFNKNDWIRVGLCYQPKTDFLIVLETFQRRSSALSSKVERYTPVSSMMELEKNQSDKRFYFDNSTGLLFLFLQAKYNRDGHSYCSSQGCERIKIVTKDSSKGISNCMAKAYPKYYQVPTVIKQMPEKTTVPCSKCGTTQMVFTTDPHRNYLLVQINSSDEKESSRGQQAFIYVNDTMFSFKGNGILIVVVDACTGTVLGNKLFSGVDIRHVDGYLKSGIPQRSIILLSTRGDVAIPNNLGEALMSLGTAKPPYLQSNGSLAFLGFRGNIKPSWIKLFTSPAGHGLVQIEKYIPLQLEEYGCARATKSRQKDLELLKKAARSH from the exons ATGCAAGGCACTGATACCAGGGGGAGCTCCCCTGCATTCCTCCGTCCTCAGAACGGGAGCAGTCACAGGTCTTCGGGGTACGTCCCGGGGAGAATTGCCCCTCTCCGTCCCCCGCCGCCTTCACAGAGccatgctgcagcagaattTACCTCGGCGAGACAGGAAGCCCAGACAAGACTCCCGTCCTTGCCAGTGGAGCAGCACCGCCGACAGGCAGAAGCCAACAGACACAAAAATACTCTTATTTGTTCTGCCGTTTCTAGCCTTTCACTTTTTGTTgcactggggatttttttgggaatagCTTCAAAGTATGCTCCAGATG AGAATTGTCCTGATCAGAATCCTCGCCTTAAAAACTGGAGCCCTGGAAAAGATCCTGAAAAACAAGTTATTATCAAAAAAGGGGATTTGTTTCGTCTGAACACAGATGCTACAGTACACTCTATAGTTATACAAGATGGAG gttTACTTGTTTTTGGTGATGATAAAGAAGGTTCTAAAAATATTACCTTGAGAACTCGATTTATCCTGATAAAGGATGGTGGAATGCTTCATGTTGGAGCAGAGAAATGCCGCTATAAATCCAAAGCAACTATTATTTTGTATGGGAAGTCAAACGAAGGTGCTGATGTGCCAGAATTTGGCAAAAAGTTTATTGGCGTGGGCCCTGAAGGAACGCTGGAGTTGCACGGGCACCAGAAGGTATCATGGACTCTTCTGTCAAAGACTATATATTTCTCAGGGCTGGCCTATGGTCATTAtacatttaaaaagaatttttcccGAGGACTAAATGTTAGAGTGATCGATCAGGATACAGCGGAGGTTTTGGAAGTGCTGAAGTTTGATACTCATGAATTTGCAGAGGAAAGCTTAAAGCTCCAGAACTTGCTGAAAAATGGGCATCCTGGTCGCATTATTGCTATTGCTGTAGGAGATTCAGCTGCTAAAAATCTTTTGGAGGAAACCAGAGTGACTATTCAGAATCTTCTGGGAAGTAGGTTTGTCAGAGGATTAAGTTACAG GCAAGCCTGGGCTTTAGTTGGTGTCATAGGTGGTGGAAATTCTTCCTGTAATGAATCAGTGAGAAACTATGAAAACCACAGCACTGGTGGGAAAGCTCTTGCTCAGAGAGAGTTTTTCACAGTGGATGGTCAGAAGTTCGTTGTGAGAGCTTACAGCGAATGGAATGATG gtGTCCCAATATCAGGCTTCCAGGTGGAAGCGGTGGGTGGAGTAATACTGAACCTTCTGGATGATGTTAGTAGTTGGGAGCCTGGAGACAAGATTGTGGTTGCGAGCACAGACTATTCTATGTATCAGACAGAGGAATTCACCCTCCTTCCCTGCGCGGAGTGCACCAAGCATCAGGTTAAAGTCAAAG AAAACCCTCAGTTTCCTCATGTTGGAGAAGTAATTGATGGAGTGGACATGAGAGCAGAAGTTGGAGTTCTTACAAGAAACATCCTAATAAAGGGGGAGACAGAAAATACCTGCTATCTTGAAAAGGAGTGTCAGTTCTTCAGTTATGATACATTTGGTGGACATATCAAg attttgaaGAATTTTACATCTGTTCACCTTTCCTATGTGGAATTGAAGCAAATGGGCCAGCAGCAGATTGGAAGTTATCCTGTTCACTTTCACCTTTGTGGGGATGTGGATGAAAAAGGAGGATATACTTTTAAAACTTATCTGGAAGGTCTTTCCATTCATCACTGTTTTTCTAGATGTGTGAATGTTCATGCAACTAATGGCTTGCTG ATAAGGGACACCATTGGCTATGACACACTAGGTCACTGTTTCTTCATGGAAGATGGCATTGAGCAGAGGAATACTTTGTTCCACAACCTTGGGCTAGTCACAAAACCAGGCACTCTTCTACCTACAGACAGAAACAGTAGCATGTGTATTGGGATTAGGGATAAGGTATATGGAAGTTatgtcccagtgccagccaCGGACTGCAT GGCCGTTTCAACATTCTGGATTTCTCACCCCAACAATCATCTCATAAATAATGCAGCAGCAGGCTCACAG GATGCAGGAATCTGGTATTTGTTCCACAGGGTTGCTACAGGAGATTCTCATAGTCTAGCCATCGAAACCAAATCAGAGCTTACACCCCTAGGAATCTTCTATAACAACAGGGTTCATTCTAATTTTAAG GCTGGTTTGTTCATTGATAAGGGTGTTAAAACAACTAATGCTAGTGCTGATGATCCCAGGGAATATCTCTCTTTGGACAACAATGCAAG GTTCCGACCTCATCAAGACGCAGACCCTGAAAAGCCCCGAGTTGCTGCCCTGATTGACAGATTAATCTCTTTCAAAAACAATGATCATGGAGCCTGGGTCAGGGGAGGGGATATCCTCATTCAGAACTCTGG GTTTGCAGACAATGGAATAGGTTTGACATTTGCAAG TGATGGGAGCTTCCCAAATGATGAAGGTGCCAGCCAGGAGGTATCAGAGTCGCTGTTCATAGGTGAGAGCAAGAATTATGGGTTTCAAGGTGGACAAAATAAATATGTGGGAACTGGAGGAATAGACAACAAGACACGGACGCTGCCTAGAAATCG GACATTTCCAATCAGAGGCTTTCAAATTTATGATGGACCTATTCACCTTACTAAGTGCACATTTAAAAACTTCGTGCCAACTCCAGACAGATTTACCAGTGCAGTTGGATTCCTGATGAAAAATCCATGGCAGATGACTccaaaaaataacatttctcttGTGAAGTTTGGTCCAAAT GTTTCTTTGAAAGCCTTCTTTGGGAAGCCTGGTCCCTGGTTTGAAGAAGGAGATCTGGATGGTGACAAGAACTCAATATTTCATGATCTAGATGGCTCAGTGACTGACTACAGGGATACCTATGTGGGCCGAATGGATAATTACTTGATTCAACACCCCAAATGCGTTAACATGACAGAATGGAGTGGAGTGGTTTGCAGTGGGAACTATGCACAG GTTTATGTCCAAACCTGGAATGGACAGAATCTATCCATGACTATTGTCCGAGATGAGTATCCAGCCAATCCCATGGTTCTTCGAGGTATTAatcagagagcagctgcctttCAGCAGTACCAGCCAGTGGTGATGCTCCAAAAGGGCTATACAATACATTGGAATGGAAAAGCTCCAAATGTCACCTATCTGTATCTCATTAATTTCAACAa GAACGACTGGATACGTGTTGGTCTTTGTTACCAACCAAAGACAGATTTTCTTATAGTGTTGGAAACCTTTCAAAGGCGATCATCTGCTCTGTCAAGCAAGGTGGAGCGCTACACGCCTGTATCTTCAATGATGGAGCTTGAAAAGAATCAATCAGACAAGAGGTTTTACTTTGACAACAGTACTGG AttactgtttttatttcttcaagCCAAATATAATAGGGATGGTCACAGTTATTGCTCATCTCAGGGATGTGAAAGGATCAAGATTGTGACCAAAGATTCATCAAAAGGGATAAGTAATTGCATGGCAAAAGCTTACCCAAAGTACTACCAAGTACCAACCGTCATAAAGCAGATGCCAGAAAAAACTACTGTACCATGTTCAAAATGTGGCACAACTcag ATGGTGTTCACCACTGACCCTCACAGAAACTACCTCCTTGTGCAGATTAATTCGTCTGATGAAAAAGAGTCAAGCAGAGGCCAGCAAGCATTTATATAT GTCAATGACACCATGTTTTCCTTCAAGGGTAATGGAATACTTATTGTTGTAGTAGATGCCTGCACTGGCACAGTGTTGggaaacaaattattttctggagTAGACATTAGGCATGTAGATGGATATTTAAAATCTGGAATTCCACAAAG GTCTATCATTCTGCTGAGCACAAGAGGTGATGTAGCAATTCCTAATAATTTAGGTGAAGCCTTAATGTCCCTGGGGACAGCGAAACCACCTTATCTACAGAGCAATG gaaGCTTGGCCTTTCTGGGCTTCAGAGGAAACATTAAGCCATCCTGGATTAAGCTGTTTACCAGTCCTGCTGGGCATGGGCTCGTTCAGATAGAAAAGTATATCCCTCTGCAACTGGAAGAGTATGGCTGTGCCAGAGCAACTAAAAGCCGTCAGAAAGACCTCGAGCTTCTGAAGAAGGCTGCACGATCTCATTAA